The Chloroflexia bacterium SDU3-3 sequence CGAGATCATGGCCGTGCGGCGCACGCCGCCGCTCACCGCCGCGTTGCCCACCGCGCACATGATGTCGTGGGCGTCCAGCGGGCGCAGGAAGCTGCCCTGGCGGGCCAGCACGCGCGAGCGGGCGAAGTTGAGCATCTGGCGCAGCGGCTCGGGGCCGGATGCGCGCCCGCCCTTGGTGCGCAGGGCCACGCCAGCGGCGCGCAGCTGCGAGAGGTCGAAGGTCACGTCGCCGCCATCGAACCAGCGCTCCATGCCGAAACGCAGCGCGTCGGCCCAGCCCTCGGCGGAGTCATCCACCACCATGTGCGCGGGCGCGAGGCCGCTCTGGCGCTTGATGCGCGGGAAGCTCTCGACGTACTTGCTCTCGACCGAGAAGCCCACGCCGCAGCCCGCCATCGAGATGATCAGGGCCTCGACGAACGAGTCGATCGACTCGACCGGCTGGTACGAGCAGTTGTAGATCGCGATGTTGTTGCGCCGCGCCGCCGGGCCGGCCATGGCCAGCAGGCGCATCGAGGGCATCGAGCGCATCTCCAGGATGCTGCGGCGGATGCGCTCGTAGGTCTCGCGGGGCAGTCGCGACCCGGCTAGCTCGTAGAGGTAGTCGACGGCGCGGTCCACCGTCTCGATCCAGGTCTCGCGGCGGCCCAGGTCGTAGTTGAAGCGGGCGTACTTGTCGAAGTACTGGAACTGCTGCAGCGTGGTGGGGAAGTACTGCTTCGACTCCTCGAAGGCCTGGCGCACCTTGGTGGGCACCGGGCGCTCCTTGCGCTGCTGGGCGTGCTCGGCGCGGTAGAGGATGTAGCGCTTGGCTGCCTCGAACTCGCCCGCCGCCTGCAGCACCGTCTCGACGATGTCCTGCACCTCTTCGACCGAGGGGGTCTTGTCCGCCGATTTGGCGGCGAGGATGTTCACCACACGGCGCACCAGGTCATCGGCAGGAGTGGCCGGGGTGCGGCCAAAGCTGGCGAAGCAGCGCGCGATCGCCCGCTCGATCCGGTCGGAGTCAAAGCGAACCACGCGCCCATCGCGCTTGGTGATGGTGGTGGGGACCACAAGCCCGGCGTCCTTGGCATCCAGCGGCGGGGTCTGGCTCTCGTTAAGCTCCTCAGCTAGGATCGTCTCAATTGACATAGATCTCACCTTAAAAACAATACAGAGCATGAAAGAAGTCCATCTAGCTCAAAGATCTGCGTTTAGAGACAGAAATGAGAGCCAAATGGCACGAAAATGACAATTGCTACAGAGAGTAATGATCAGCTATATGCGGGGCAGATAATCTAGATACAGTACACATAATAAATATACACACTATATCTAGAACATTCGGAGTGTACCATAGCATATTTAGATTGTCAACCGTAGAACATCAATAAACAAATGCAGATATTTATTTTATGCAAAGTAAGAATAACACAAGAGCGTAGTAAATACGTTTCTCTAACATAAATCAAAAAAGCAGAATATTTTTACAATACTCTGCTTTGAGCGCTCTTCTTTTCCTAACTTCAACCCACTTATTGAAAGCGACGCCCGCAAACCATCCCCATCATACCGCCTTAACATGAGGATCAGCGCGTCTCGCCCCAAACAGTAAACCCAAAGGCGATAAAAAACCGCGCTGTCTTGGATCAAACAGCTCGGCGGCAGAGAGTGCTCTTTTGTAAATGATATTGTGTTACGTCAAGCCACACACATCGTTGTGCAGTTGACCGCGCAACCCATTCTATGGCGAGCAAACTTGCCATAAAATCACAACATCTTGTGTCAGGTATCGGTAGATGCCCTACATCTAGGTGCGACTATAGCATAGCCAACCGCCGATGTCAAGCGCCCACCCACACAAAACTCTTTACACTCACCAGACTACTACCCACCATACATGAACACTCGCCATGCCCGCAAAAAGCCCATTGCTGCACCCACTTCTGCTTTACAAGTGCGGCCCTATGCGCCATAAAGCGGCGGCTCAACCCACCGCCCCAGTGTAAAAATCTCTTAATCGTTATCTCTGAAAATGCCACGCAGCCGGGCAGCACCCCAGCCACACAGCCCAAGCGCGGCGGCCAGCCACGCGGCGGCAAGGGCCGCATTGGGTAGCGCCGGGTAGCGCGTGTGCGCCATGTACCACCACCAGAAGTCCCAGTGGGCGTAGCGGTGATCGGTCATCCAGTAGCGCGCCGCCGTCACGTCATTGGGCATGGGCGGTATGGCGAAGGGGTCGCCCCGCAGCGCCAGCGGCTGCCCGCCCGCCGTGGCCTGCACAGCCAGCACCTGCACGCCCAGGTGCTCGTCGCGCTTCCCCCCGAAATCCACTGGATCCCAAGTGGTGGATGCGATCTCCAGCGTGCTAGCGCGGTCGGGCAGGCTCAGGCGGTAGGCGCGGGCCGGGCAGGGCGCGTGCTCGCCCACCACCTCGCGGCCATCCAGCAGCAGCCGCACGCGCACCTCCTGCGGGGCGGCGCAGCTGCTCAGGCGCAGCAGCAGCGCCACCGGCCCGCCCGTGGGGCGCACGGCCAGCTCGGCGCGCTCCAGCGTCCAGCGCGGCAGCTGGGGCCGCTGCTCGTCGTTCGTGCCCCAGCGCGAGCCGGGGACGGGCGTCGGCTCGCCCTCGCTGTAGGAGAAGCCCGAGCGGAGGGCCACGCTCGCGGGCGCGAGGAAGCGGTCGTAGAGCCGCCCGGCGCGGTCGGCGATCAAGCCCCAGTGGATGAGGATGGCCGAGTCGCCCACGTTCGCGGCGCTCACTTTGTCGCTATGGGTCAGGCTGAAATAGTTGTTGAGGTTGACCAGCACCCCGGCGGCCTGCACCGGCAGCGCCACGGCCACAGTCAGCGCCAGGGCCAGCCTGCGCCAGCGGCGCGCGCCCAGCTCGGCCAGAAACGCGGCCAGCGGCAGCGCGGCGAAGGGCAGCGCCACGTTCAGGAAGCGTGGCCCCCAGGCCCCGGCCCCCTCCCAGGCCCACCACGCGGCGTAGAACAGCACCTGGGCCATGAACATCGCGCCGCACAGCAGGGCCACATCGGCGTGCCGCCGCCGCATGAGCCACATGCCCAGCGGGGCCAGCGCCAGCGGCGGCGCGTACCACAGGATACCCCGCCCTGGGCTCCACAGCTGGCCGCTGAAGCCGCGCCAGAACGGCGTGGTGAAGCCCCCGCCGATGTCGCCGTAGCCGCTGCGCAGCGGGCTGCCGAACAGGGCGTACTGGTACCAGCCCAGCAGGCCCAGCGCCACCAGCGCGCCCGCGCCCCAGGCCGCGCAGCGCAGCGCGCCCGCGTGCCAGCGCCGCGCCCGCACAGCATCGGCCAACACCAGCAGCCCGATCAGCGGCAGACCCATGCCAGCCTGGATCTTGATGGCGGCGGCCAGCCCGCCCAGCAGCCCCGAGGCGGCCAGCAGCGCCAGCGCGCGCGGGCCGCGCCGCGCCGCCAGTGCCAGCGTGAGCGAGCCGAACAGCACCAGCGCGGTCAGCGGCTCGGCGAAGAAGGTCTTGCTGTGCGGCCAGGCCATAGTGCCCAGGCCGTAGAGCAGCGCGGCCCCCACGGCGGCGCGGCGGCTGTAGCCCAGCTCGCAGGCGGCCAGCACCACCAGCGCGGCCACCGCCGCCGTCACGCACGGGTTGAACCAGCTGATCGCTAGGCGGATGAGCCACGGCCCGGCCTCGGCGGGCCAGAGCGCGCCCAGCGCGTGGCCCGCCGCGTAGAACGGCAGCGCCGCGATCGACTGGGCCGGGCCGTAGGTGCTGTAGACGGGGGGCGACCCGGTGTTGAGCGCGAAGCTGTGGCGTAGCGCCATGCTCTCGGTCAGGCTCAGCATCATTTCCTCATCCACGGCGTAGGGGTGGCCGCCCGTGGTCAGCAGGTAGATGCCCAGCAGCAGGGCGAAGACCGCGATGGCGGCGCGGCCAGCGCGGGCGGGGGCGGGGTGGTGCATGGCGTTTCTCTGGCTACCCGGCGATGCCCTGCTCGGCGAACAGGTCGTCGGCGGCGGCCAGCAGCTCGGCGATCCGGGCCTCGTCGGTGTTCTTCGAGCGCAGGTACAGCTCAAGCGCGCGGCGCGGCGTCAGGCCATCCAGCAGCTCCTGCGCGCCCGCTCCTAGGCGGCTGCGGCTGGCCCGCTCGACCTCAACCTTGATCGTGGCCACCACCGACGCGCCCGCCGCCTCCAGCTGCTGGTGGATCTCGGATGCGCGCAGCAGGTTGGCCTGCTCTGCCGTGGCCTGCACCAGCACCCGCACCACGGCCCCATCCACGCTGCGCTTGGCGATGGCGTCGGCCACGCGCTGCTGCGGGGCGGATGAGGCCCGCACATCCACGCTGATGGTGACGAAGGGCCGCGCGGCCAGCTTGTGGAAGGCCCAGGTGGTGCGGCCCTTCTCCAGCTCCACCAGCACGCAGCCCTTGTCCTCGTGCTCCTCGCCAAAGTCGATCCGCTCGATGCTGCCGCTGTAGACCACCGGCGGCTGGTTGACCAGCAGCTGGTGCTTGTGCACGTGGCCCAGCGCCACATAGTCGATGTTGGGCAGCGACACGAAGCTCTTGGGCAGCATCATGTCGCGCCCCAGCATGATCTGGCGCTCGATGCCTACGGTCGCGCCGTCGATGGTGCCGTGCAGCGTCAGCACCGCCGGGATGCGCGGGTCAAGCTCCTCGGCCTTGGTGCGCAGAAACTGCTCGACCCGCGAGAGCAGCAGCATCTCCACATCCACCATGGATGCGCGGGTCAGCTCCTCCTTAGTCAGCAGGTTATGTCGCGTCACCCACGGCATAGCCATGATCTGCACCGGCCCCGACTTGGTCTCGATCACATCCACCCTGGCGCGGTCGGCGATGGTCACGCCCTCCAGCGCCAGCGTGTCGAAGATCTCGATCGCGTGGGCGCGCCCAGCGGCGGGCGAGATGTCGTGGTTGCCCACCAGGATGTAGACCGGCAGCCCCGCGCTGCGCAGCTGGTTGATGCGGCGGGCGAACTCGCGCTGGTGCGTGGGGTTGGGCGTGCGGTTCTTGTACACGTCCCCGGCGATCAGCACCAAGTCCACATCGCTCTCCAGCCCGAACGCGATGGCCTCATCCAGCCGGTCGAGGTAGTCGCGCAGCCGCGAGTGCAGGCCGGTGGCGGGGTCAACCCGCCCATAGTTCTCCATGCCGATATGAAGGTCGGCAAGGTGCAGCATCTTTATCGTCATAGCGGTGTCGCCTTGTGTGCTCCGGGGGCGAAAAAAAGCGCCTGCGTCAGGCGCTGCTATTGTACGTTCCTGTCGGCGGCGCGTCAATCTGCTGGGGACGAATACCACGAAGGCGCGAAGGCGCGAAGGGAACAAAAAACCGTTACCTCCAAGACTCCAAGGCTCCAAGAGAACAAAGGTGAGTGGGAAGAGGGATCAGGGAAGAGACAGCTCTTCATCCACCCGGCCCATGCGGCGAAGGCGCTACTCGTGCAAGCTGGCCATATGCACGCACATCAGCCGCCGGATTTCGGCATAGGAAGGCTACACATTGGGGATTCCAAGGGGGCGATGCCCCCTGGCGGGGTTCCGAGGGGCTGGCCCCTCGGCGCCACCCGCGCAGGGCACCCACCCACCAAACACCAGCAACCTGCTCATCACGAAGGCCCGAGGTTCTTTTACCACCAAGGCTCCAAGGGGGTCATAAAGGCTCCAAAATACGCAGGCATGGCGCACGCGAATCGCTTTACGCC is a genomic window containing:
- a CDS encoding exonuclease SbcCD subunit D, producing the protein MLHLADLHIGMENYGRVDPATGLHSRLRDYLDRLDEAIAFGLESDVDLVLIAGDVYKNRTPNPTHQREFARRINQLRSAGLPVYILVGNHDISPAAGRAHAIEIFDTLALEGVTIADRARVDVIETKSGPVQIMAMPWVTRHNLLTKEELTRASMVDVEMLLLSRVEQFLRTKAEELDPRIPAVLTLHGTIDGATVGIERQIMLGRDMMLPKSFVSLPNIDYVALGHVHKHQLLVNQPPVVYSGSIERIDFGEEHEDKGCVLVELEKGRTTWAFHKLAARPFVTISVDVRASSAPQQRVADAIAKRSVDGAVVRVLVQATAEQANLLRASEIHQQLEAAGASVVATIKVEVERASRSRLGAGAQELLDGLTPRRALELYLRSKNTDEARIAELLAAADDLFAEQGIAG